The region AAGGTGCGCTCGACGGCATCATCGCGTGCCAGCCAGCCGCGTTCGACGCCGACGCCATAGCTGGTCAAGGCCAGGCCGACGGCGGCGATGCTGGCCGGCCAGCCATGCTTGTCCTTGTCGCGGACCAGGCCATTGGCCGGGTTGACCTGCTCCATAAAATAGTCGAAGGCCGCGCGCTGCACGGCCAGCAGCATGACCTGTTCGTCGACAAGATCGGGCGGGAGAGGAAAACTGGCCGGTTTCATGGAGGCGGGCGCGGGGCGCTTGGTGGCGATACAGGGCAGTATGGCAGCGAAGGCCAAATGTTGCCCACGGCGACGCGAACCATTTATATCACGTTGTGATATATTGAGAGCCCTTCCTTTTGCCGGAACCCCGTCATGCCACTCTCCCCCACCGCCCTGGGCAAAGCCGATTTCACCACCCTGTCGGAATTTCGCTACCAGATGCGCCGCTTCGAGCGCTTTTCCGACGATGTGATCCAGACCCATGGCATCACGCCGCTGCAATACCTGCTGCTGCTGCATATCAAGGGCTATCCGGGCCGCGACTGGGCCACCGTGGGCGAGCTGGCCGAGCGGCTGCAGGCCAAGCCGCACGGCGTGGTGGCGCTGGTCACGCGCTGCGAAACGGCCAGGCTGGTGCAGCGCCGCCACAGCAGCACCGACCGGCGCCGCGTCGAAATCCACTTGCTGCCCGAGGGCGAGGCCCTGCTGGCCAAGCTAGCGCAGCTGCACCGCACCGAACTGCTGTCGCTGGCCGGCGTGTTCACCATCCCGACCGTGGCAGGAGAGCAGCATGAGTAAAGTTCACTACGACAACCGGCGCGACTTCGACGGCCAGGCGCGGCTGATCCTGATCTCCAGCCTGGCCGCCGTGATCGGCGCGCTGAGCACCGTCACCGCCTGGGTGCTGCTGCACGCCATCCATTTCTTCACCAATCTGTTTTTCTTCCAGCAGCTGTCTACCTCGTTCATGTCACCGGCGGGCCATGCGCTGGGTGCCTGGGTCATCGGCATCCCGGTGCTGGGCGGGCTGCTGATCGGCCTGATCGCGCGCTACGGCACCGAGCAGATACGGGGTCACGGCATTCCCGAGGCGATCGAGGCGATCCTGTTCAAGAAAAGCATGATGTCGCCCAAGGTGGCGGTGCTCAAGCCGCTCGCCTCGGCGATCGCCATCGGCAGCGGCGGCCCGTTCGGCGCGGAAGGCCCGATCATCATGACGGGCGGCGCGGTCGGCTCCTTGCTGGCGCAGCATTTCCACCTGAGCGCCGGCGAGCGCAAGACCTTGCTGGTGGCCGGCGCCGTGGCGGGCATGACGGCGGTGTTCGGCACGCCGGTGGCGGCCTTGCTGCTGGCGGTGGAACTGCTGCTGTTCGAACTGCGTCCGCGCAGTCTTGCACCGGTGGCGATCGCCTGCGTGATCGCCGGCTTCCTGCGCCCCCTGCTGATCGACAGCGGCCCGCTGTTCCCGCTGCACACGGCCGTGCTGCCGCCGTCGGCGCTGCTGTCGTGCCTGGTCGCCGGCCTGCTGTGCGGCGCCATGGCGTGGTTGCTGTCGACCTCACTGTACAAGGTGGAAGACCTGTTCCACCGCCTGCCCGTGCACTGGATGTGGTGGCCGGCCATCGGCGGCCTGGCCGTCGGCATCGGCGGCTACCTGCAGCCACGCGCGCTGGGCGTGGGCTACGACGTGATCGCCGACCTGCTTAACAACCATCTCGCCGCCGGCGCGCTGCTGGCGCTCTTGGGCGTGAAAGCCGTGATCTGGCTGCTGGCGCTGGGCTCGGGCACCTCGGGCGGCGTGCTGGCGCCGCTGCTGATGCTGGGCGCGGGCCTGGGCGCTTTGCTCGGGCCCTATTTGCCCGGCAACGAACCGGCCATCTGGCCGCTGGTATTCATGGCCGCCACCCTGGGCGGCATGATGCGCGCACCCATCATGGCGGTCGCCTTTGCGTTCGAGCTGACCTGGGACGCCAACGCCCTGCTGCCCGTGATGGCCGCCTCGGCCGTGGCCTATGCGTTTACGGTGATGTTCATGCAGCGCTCCATACTGACCGAAAAAATCGCCCGCCGCGGTTATCACATCTACCGCGAATACGGCATCGATCCGCTGGAACGCCATAGCGTGGCCGAGGTGATGACGGCGCTGCCGGCCAGCATCGCCGCCGATATGCCTCTCGCCGAGGCCATGGCCAGCCACTTCGGCAGCACCCAGCGCCACCGCGCCTTTCCCGTCACGCGCGACGGCGCGCTGGTCGGCATGGTCGACCGCGCCATCCTGGAGCAGGGTCTGGCCTCACACGCCGGCATGACGGTGGGTCAGTTGTTCGGCGCAAACATGCCGGTGGTGGCGCTGGCCGGCGAAACCTGCCGCACCCTGGCCACCCGCCTGGCCGTGCACGCGCTGGAACGGCTGCCGGTGGTCAGCGACGCGCACAGCCTGCGCCTGATCGGCATCGTCAGCCGCAGCGACCTGGTCAAGCCGGCGCTGGGCTTGCAGGCGGAGGAGTGGCAGCGGCAGGCGGTGCGCACGGTGTGGCCGTTTGGCGCGCGCTGAAGCGGCGGCTCAGGACTGGGCGCCGCACTCAGGCTGCATGTTCTGCATGGCCGCCTTCATCTCTTCCGGCGTCACATCCTTGACGTGGCTGGCCAGCGACCAGCTGTGGCCGAAGGGATCGGTGACGATGCCGTAGCGGTCGCCCCAGAACTGGTTTTCCAGCGGCATCTTGACGGTGGCGCCGGCGGCGACCGCCTGTGCGAAGGCCCGGTCCACGTCCTGCACGTACATATGCAGGGTGACGGGCGTGCCCTTGAGCTTGTTGGGGCCGATGCTGCCATAGTCGGGAAACTCGTCGACCAGCATCAGGTGCGAGTCGCCGATCATGATCATGGCGTGCATGATCTTGCCGTCCGGCGTCTGCATGCGTGCATCTTCGACGGCATTGAAGGCTTTTTTATAGAATTCGATGGCCTCGGCCGCGCCGTCGCAGACCAGGTGCGGGGTGATGGTATGCATGTCTTGGGGTATGGCTTGCACTTGTGCTGTCATGATGGGCTCCTTGGGTTGAAACGCATAGGTCATCTCACTGTAGCGCCGTGACTGAGCAACTCAAGCCATATTGGTATTATTTTTGAATATTTTTGGGTTTGTTTTAATGGCAGGAAAAAGCGGCGCAGGCTTGCCCGCAATCAGGCCAGGGGTGTGCTGGCTGCCAGTGCCTGATATGAGGGGGAGGCGTTGGCCGCTGCGCGGCCAACGTCGCCGCGCGGGGCGCGGCAGATGGGCGATTCGGGGAGGGCTGGGCCGGCATGGCCCAGCCCTTCGAATCCCACCGTTCCGTCCAGACAAATAAAAAAGCCTCCCGCAGGGGAGGCTTTTTTATTTGATTCTGGCGGAGACGGTGGGATTCGAACCCACGATACAGGTATAAGCCGTATGCATCCTTAGCAGGGATGTGCCTTCGGCCACTCGGCCACGTCTCCTAGCTGATTACTCAACTATGTCGCTTCAGTAAGTTGCGCTGCAGCGACGAACGTCATAATATCGACTGCACCCTCTTTGGTCAAGGGCGTGGGGCGATATTTTTACTTGTTTAAGCTTTTTCCAGCTCGAACGCCTTGTGCAGAGCGCGCACGGCCAGTTCCATGTACTTTTCGTCGATCAGGACCGAGATCTTGATTTCCGAGGTCGAGATCATCATGATGTTGATGCTCTCTTCCGACAGGGTGCGGAACATTTGGGAGGCGACGCCGACGTGGCTGCGCATGCCCACGCCGACCACCGACAGTTTCGACACCTTGGCGTCGCCGGTGATGCTGGCCGCGCCCAGTTGTTCGCGGTTCGCTTCCAGCACGGCCAGGGCGCGTGCATATTCGCCGCGCGAGACGGTGAAGGTGAAGTCCGTTTTACCGTCGACCGACTGATTCTGTATGATCATGTCGACTTCGATATTGGCGTCGGCCACCGGTCCCAGGATGTGGTAGGCCACGCCCGGACGGTCAGGCACGCCGAGCACGGTGATTTTGGCTTCGTCGCGGTTGAAGGCGATGCCGGAGATAACTGCTTGTTCCATGTTGGTGTCTTCCTCAAACGAAATCAGGGTGCCCGAATTGGCTTCTACTTCCAAAGGCAGCATCGGGTCGGTCAGCGACGACAATACGCGCGTCGGGACGCGGTAGTTGCCGGCAAATTCCACCGAACGGGTTTGCAGCACTTTGGAGCCCAGCGAAGCCAGTTCCAGCATTTCTTCAAAGGTGATGGTCTTCAGGCGGCGCGCCTCGGAGACCACGCGCGGATCGGTCGTGTAGACGCCGTCCACATCGGTAAAGATCAGGCATTCGGCCGCCTTCATGGCGGCGGCGATCGCCACGGCCGACGTGTCGGAACCGCCGCGGCCCAGGGTCGCGATATTGTCGTTCTCGTCGACGCCCTGGAAACCGGTAATGATGACAACCTTGCCGGCATCGAGGTCGCGTTTGACTTTTTCGTCATCGATCGACTGGATGCGGGCTTTGGTAAAGGCGGAATCGGTTTTGATCGCGACTTGCCAGCCAGCATAGGATACGGCTTGTTTGCCGATCGCCAGCAGTGCCATCGACAATAGGCCGACGGACACTTGTTCGCCTGTCGAGGCGATCATGTCAAGTTCACGCGGATCGGGTTGATCCATGATTTCCCTGGCCAGTCCAATCAGGCGGTTGGTCTCGCCCGACATGGCGGATGGCACCACCACGATTTGATGCCCAGCGTCGTGCCACTTGGCAACGCGCTTGGCGACATTCTTGATACGGTCAGTCGAGCCCATCGACGTACCGCCATATTTGTGGACGATTAAAGCCATAAGAGTGAAGTTTCCGCTCAAGAAGAATAAAAAAGAGGGCTTTACTCTACATGCCGCAATGCAAAATAACAAGCTATTAAGCGCATTAGCTCATACCGATTACGCATATGGAAATAACCGATCCATGCAGTGTGCGCGCCAGCCCACACCGCATGGCAGGCCGCTCAGACGGCGGCCCAGCGCAAGCTCACGCGTGAGGCGTCCGGCAAACCGAGGCAATGGCAATCGAGGCCGATGCCGGCCGCAAACAACAATTGTTGCGCCGCACAGACAAGCGGCAGGCGCTCGCGCTCCCAGGCCGGCACGTCAAATGCCTGGTAGTGGTATTTCAGGCTCTTGGTCGGGCGGTTGTGCGCCAGCTTCAGGCGCTCGCCACCCTGGCGGAAATCGATGGTCAACAGCTGCGACTTGAGCCAGGCGATATCGATGCCCTGCCCGTCTTCCTCTACCGGGTCGAAATGCAGCACGCCGCCATACGCGGGAAACGCCAGGCTGGCTTCGCCCTGCCAATGAAAATCCTGGCCGGCTTTTTCCAGGCCCGGGATATTCGCGTCATCACGCTCGCGCATGCCGGCCAGGTCACCCAGTTTGGGCGTCAGGTAGAGGCGGTCGCGGTGGCGCCGCACATGGCATTCCGGATGCGTCACCAGCAACTGCGCGTCGGGCCGCGCTTCGAGCAGCTGCGCCAGCATTTCCGCCAGCCATGCCGTCGACGGCATGCGCAAGTTGCGCGTGCCGAACCAGTGGCGCAGCAGGTTGTAGCAGCGGTCCTGGCTCAGTTCGCGCAATTTGCCCAGCTCGATGCAATCGCCATCGAGGCAGTTGGCCAAGTCCTGCGTGGCCAGTTCCGTCAGCAGCCGCTGCGCCGACTGCGCATGCTGGGCGCTGCGCGCAAAACGTTCCTGGAAGCCGGGAAAGGCCTGCGCCAGCACCGGCATCACCTGGTGCCGCAAGGCATTCCTGGCAAAGCGCGCATCGTCGTTCGATTCGTCGTGGATATGTGCAATCGCATGTTTCTCCACATACGCTTCCAGCTGCTTGCGCGATACCGGCAGCAGCGGGCGCGCCATCACCAGATCCGGATTGGCCAGCAATTCCGGTGCGCTGTTGGCGCCATCCATGCCCGACAGACCGGCCGTACCCGAACCGCGCAGCAGCTGCAACAGCACGGTTTCGGCCTGGTCGTCCTGGTGGTGGGCCGTCAGCAGCAGGCGCACGCCGTATTGCGCGCACAAGGCGCCCAAGGCGGCGTAGCGGCGCTTGCGGGCCGCTTCTTCGGTGCCGGTCTTCGGATTGATCTCGATCGTGACGCGGGTGGCCTCGAACGGCACGTTCATGCTGGCGCACAGTTGCTCGCAATGGGCCAGCCAGGCTTCGGCGTTCGGACTCAGGCCGTGATGCACGTGGAAGGCACGCAGCGCCACGCCCTGCTCTTGTGCCCAGGCATGGGCCAGGTGCAGCAGGGCCGAGGAATCGAGGCCACCGCTCAAGGCAATGGCGATCGTTTCACCGTTCCTGGGCGCACAGACGTCGAGTGCGCGGGCGAAGATATCGGCGACGCTGGCGGTTTGTTGCTTTTTCATATGGGTTCCGGGAATGCAAAGAGGGACAGGCAGGTAGTCGAAGATGTTCGGCTACCTGCCTGTCCCTGGTGTTTTTTTTACTGTCATGTCAGGTTGCGTCATGTCGGATTACGCTGCGCTAATCCGACCTACCCGACCTGCTCCGACCTACCCGACCTGCGCGGGTTGGATTACTCGCTCGGCGTAGTTTCCTTGAACTTGCCATAGCTCAGCAGCTTTTCATGGCGCGCTTGCAGCAGGTCCTTGGTTTTCATGCCGTGGAACTGGCGCAGGGTGTCGGCCAGCGCGCGTTTCAGCAGGGTCGCCATCTGTTTCGGATCGCGGTGGGCGCCGCCCAGCGGTTCGTTGATGATCTTGTCGATCAGGCCCATGGCTTTCAGGCGGTGCGCGGTCAGGCCCAGCGCTTCGGCCGCGTCGGCGGCGCGCTCT is a window of Janthinobacterium sp. J1-1 DNA encoding:
- a CDS encoding chloride channel protein is translated as MSKVHYDNRRDFDGQARLILISSLAAVIGALSTVTAWVLLHAIHFFTNLFFFQQLSTSFMSPAGHALGAWVIGIPVLGGLLIGLIARYGTEQIRGHGIPEAIEAILFKKSMMSPKVAVLKPLASAIAIGSGGPFGAEGPIIMTGGAVGSLLAQHFHLSAGERKTLLVAGAVAGMTAVFGTPVAALLLAVELLLFELRPRSLAPVAIACVIAGFLRPLLIDSGPLFPLHTAVLPPSALLSCLVAGLLCGAMAWLLSTSLYKVEDLFHRLPVHWMWWPAIGGLAVGIGGYLQPRALGVGYDVIADLLNNHLAAGALLALLGVKAVIWLLALGSGTSGGVLAPLLMLGAGLGALLGPYLPGNEPAIWPLVFMAATLGGMMRAPIMAVAFAFELTWDANALLPVMAASAVAYAFTVMFMQRSILTEKIARRGYHIYREYGIDPLERHSVAEVMTALPASIAADMPLAEAMASHFGSTQRHRAFPVTRDGALVGMVDRAILEQGLASHAGMTVGQLFGANMPVVALAGETCRTLATRLAVHALERLPVVSDAHSLRLIGIVSRSDLVKPALGLQAEEWQRQAVRTVWPFGAR
- a CDS encoding MarR family transcriptional regulator, which translates into the protein MPLSPTALGKADFTTLSEFRYQMRRFERFSDDVIQTHGITPLQYLLLLHIKGYPGRDWATVGELAERLQAKPHGVVALVTRCETARLVQRRHSSTDRRRVEIHLLPEGEALLAKLAQLHRTELLSLAGVFTIPTVAGEQHE
- a CDS encoding aspartate kinase, whose product is MALIVHKYGGTSMGSTDRIKNVAKRVAKWHDAGHQIVVVPSAMSGETNRLIGLAREIMDQPDPRELDMIASTGEQVSVGLLSMALLAIGKQAVSYAGWQVAIKTDSAFTKARIQSIDDEKVKRDLDAGKVVIITGFQGVDENDNIATLGRGGSDTSAVAIAAAMKAAECLIFTDVDGVYTTDPRVVSEARRLKTITFEEMLELASLGSKVLQTRSVEFAGNYRVPTRVLSSLTDPMLPLEVEANSGTLISFEEDTNMEQAVISGIAFNRDEAKITVLGVPDRPGVAYHILGPVADANIEVDMIIQNQSVDGKTDFTFTVSRGEYARALAVLEANREQLGAASITGDAKVSKLSVVGVGMRSHVGVASQMFRTLSEESINIMMISTSEIKISVLIDEKYMELAVRALHKAFELEKA
- a CDS encoding VOC family protein, coding for MTAQVQAIPQDMHTITPHLVCDGAAEAIEFYKKAFNAVEDARMQTPDGKIMHAMIMIGDSHLMLVDEFPDYGSIGPNKLKGTPVTLHMYVQDVDRAFAQAVAAGATVKMPLENQFWGDRYGIVTDPFGHSWSLASHVKDVTPEEMKAAMQNMQPECGAQS
- the tilS gene encoding tRNA lysidine(34) synthetase TilS is translated as MKKQQTASVADIFARALDVCAPRNGETIAIALSGGLDSSALLHLAHAWAQEQGVALRAFHVHHGLSPNAEAWLAHCEQLCASMNVPFEATRVTIEINPKTGTEEAARKRRYAALGALCAQYGVRLLLTAHHQDDQAETVLLQLLRGSGTAGLSGMDGANSAPELLANPDLVMARPLLPVSRKQLEAYVEKHAIAHIHDESNDDARFARNALRHQVMPVLAQAFPGFQERFARSAQHAQSAQRLLTELATQDLANCLDGDCIELGKLRELSQDRCYNLLRHWFGTRNLRMPSTAWLAEMLAQLLEARPDAQLLVTHPECHVRRHRDRLYLTPKLGDLAGMRERDDANIPGLEKAGQDFHWQGEASLAFPAYGGVLHFDPVEEDGQGIDIAWLKSQLLTIDFRQGGERLKLAHNRPTKSLKYHYQAFDVPAWERERLPLVCAAQQLLFAAGIGLDCHCLGLPDASRVSLRWAAV